From a region of the Marinifilum sp. JC120 genome:
- a CDS encoding helix-turn-helix domain-containing protein: MSSFNQNIIKHKIGLLNLAEELGNVSRACKLMGFSRDTFYRY, translated from the coding sequence ATGTCCAGTTTCAATCAAAACATCATAAAACACAAGATTGGTCTGCTGAATCTGGCTGAAGAGCTTGGTAATGTTTCCAGAGCTTGCAAGCTGATGGGTTTTTCTCGCGATACTTTTTATCGGTAT
- a CDS encoding glycosyltransferase produces the protein MPNFENPLVTAIVSTYASERFIDGCLANLVGQTFFENMEVIVIDAASPENEGDIVRSYQERYPNIRYIRTPERIGLYPAWNIGIREARGKYLTNANTDDRKHPQCIEKLVRALEENPESVLAYSDCTITDEANSEFGAGRTTGCFEWLDYDHLNLMRRCEIGPMPLWRASLHEEIGLFDESFIGAGDYEFWLRASRKHDFVHLKEDLGLYLQHEDNLETRNMQRKLNEEYYIKSTYLKFFFEDSLLNLPSLLSYHTEAVKSFVRDRENVTAEQLHSFESHYYACALLMAKSGMVDDAIEMLNDWLSSINVSKNIGHLLYSLLLRQNVEVAASARKVSFVVTDNAHPELLARSLESVFKQQHENWELLILSSAEGDAGQVKNNFFARLSSLVRYSDIKGRIEVLAEDKLHLLAYDPADINGAMEQALDWASGDYVCALCAGEVLISSYIARAVSQLEQESEAGWVSPRTLFFGPAAVPAWGMPFALQQALVEPPAPGASLFRRSAWKELQNSSSVFSTFEKWEFWLSLAENGWQGRALAEFGVIVNVAQMDGLLAEKRKTLHAIIAGHPYWYSVQGTNQTAVRSEAVARYEAAGDRMGRAEFTKHLAAESVHSPIDSGKFRLAMHYWKKRKTDKVLGLLEQILSADPNDSAALELKEKALQYQSE, from the coding sequence ATGCCAAATTTTGAAAATCCACTCGTAACAGCAATTGTTTCAACGTATGCTTCTGAGCGTTTTATAGACGGCTGTCTTGCAAATCTTGTGGGGCAGACTTTTTTTGAGAATATGGAAGTGATCGTTATTGATGCGGCTTCTCCTGAAAATGAAGGCGATATCGTCCGTTCATATCAGGAGCGTTATCCTAATATCCGTTATATACGTACGCCTGAGAGGATTGGGCTTTACCCGGCATGGAATATTGGAATACGCGAGGCCAGAGGAAAGTATCTGACCAATGCAAATACAGATGACAGAAAGCATCCTCAATGCATAGAAAAGCTTGTCAGGGCCTTAGAAGAAAATCCTGAGTCGGTTTTAGCCTATAGTGATTGCACTATTACTGATGAAGCAAATAGTGAGTTCGGTGCCGGACGTACAACCGGTTGTTTTGAATGGCTTGATTACGATCATTTAAACCTGATGCGGAGGTGTGAAATAGGCCCGATGCCTTTGTGGCGAGCATCACTGCATGAAGAAATAGGTTTGTTTGATGAGTCTTTTATCGGTGCAGGGGATTATGAATTCTGGCTTAGAGCTTCCCGGAAACATGATTTTGTTCATTTGAAGGAAGATTTAGGGCTGTATTTACAGCATGAGGATAATTTAGAAACCCGCAATATGCAGCGTAAGCTGAATGAAGAATATTATATAAAATCAACTTATCTGAAATTCTTTTTTGAAGATTCATTATTAAATTTACCCTCTCTTTTGTCTTACCACACTGAGGCTGTTAAATCTTTTGTTCGCGATCGGGAGAATGTAACTGCTGAGCAGTTACATTCTTTCGAATCTCATTACTACGCCTGTGCCCTGCTTATGGCAAAGAGCGGAATGGTTGATGATGCGATAGAGATGCTCAATGACTGGCTTAGCTCGATCAATGTCTCAAAAAACATCGGGCATCTTTTATATTCCCTCCTTCTCAGGCAAAATGTTGAAGTTGCTGCTTCAGCAAGAAAAGTCAGTTTTGTTGTTACTGATAATGCCCATCCTGAGCTCCTGGCGAGGAGTCTGGAAAGTGTTTTTAAACAACAGCATGAAAACTGGGAGCTACTCATTCTTTCGTCCGCTGAAGGGGACGCCGGTCAAGTCAAAAATAATTTTTTTGCGCGGCTCTCTTCTCTTGTCAGGTATTCGGACATAAAGGGCCGCATTGAAGTCTTGGCAGAGGATAAGCTTCATCTGCTTGCGTATGATCCTGCTGATATTAATGGAGCAATGGAGCAGGCTCTTGACTGGGCTTCAGGTGACTATGTGTGTGCACTTTGTGCCGGCGAGGTTCTCATTTCGTCCTATATTGCAAGGGCTGTTTCGCAGCTTGAGCAGGAAAGTGAAGCTGGATGGGTTTCGCCTAGGACTTTGTTTTTTGGGCCTGCCGCAGTTCCGGCCTGGGGAATGCCCTTTGCGTTGCAGCAGGCCCTTGTTGAACCCCCGGCCCCGGGGGCAAGCCTTTTCCGGCGTAGTGCGTGGAAAGAGTTGCAAAATTCTTCTTCAGTTTTTTCTACATTTGAAAAATGGGAATTCTGGCTCTCCCTTGCTGAGAACGGCTGGCAGGGTCGAGCGCTTGCTGAATTCGGGGTAATAGTAAATGTCGCCCAGATGGATGGCTTGCTTGCTGAGAAGCGGAAAACGCTTCATGCAATTATTGCTGGACATCCATACTGGTATTCCGTTCAGGGAACGAATCAGACTGCAGTTAGAAGTGAGGCTGTTGCCAGGTATGAGGCGGCAGGCGATAGAATGGGGCGAGCAGAGTTTACAAAGCATTTAGCTGCCGAATCCGTTCACTCTCCCATTGATTCCGGTAAGTTCCGTTTGGCCATGCACTATTGGAAAAAGAGAAAGACAGATAAGGTTCTCGGGCTGCTGGAGCAGATTCTTTCAGCGGACCCGAATGACTCTGCTGCACTGGAACTCAAAGAGAAGGCTTTGCAGTACCAGTCTGAATAA
- a CDS encoding GDP-L-fucose synthase — protein sequence MKLNADDLIYIAGHRGLVGSAIYRRLKKEGLDNILVRKSSELDLRNQQAVDTFFNEEKPKFVFLCAARVGGIQVNSIYPADFIRDNIQIQTNVIDAAYRNGVSKLLFLGSSCIYPKFAPQPIQESSLLTSALEPTNEFYAIAKIAGLKMCAAYRRQYGFDAIGVMPTNLYGPDDNYDLETSHVIPALLRKFHEAKITGSPTVTVWGTGRPRREFMHVDDLADACLHLMLQYSDEAPVNVGSGKDLSIAELALLIQETVGYEGEIVYDTDKPDGTPQKLLDVSKLHGTGWQTSIALRDGLRDTYESFLSSVD from the coding sequence ATGAAGCTTAATGCCGATGATTTGATTTATATTGCCGGGCACAGGGGACTTGTTGGTTCTGCTATTTATCGTAGGCTGAAAAAAGAAGGTCTTGATAATATTCTGGTTAGAAAAAGTTCCGAGCTGGATTTACGGAATCAGCAGGCCGTGGATACTTTTTTTAATGAGGAAAAGCCGAAATTTGTATTTTTATGTGCGGCCCGTGTCGGCGGCATACAAGTCAACAGTATATATCCTGCTGATTTTATTCGTGATAATATTCAGATTCAAACAAATGTTATTGACGCTGCATATCGAAACGGTGTGAGCAAGCTGCTTTTTCTCGGCTCATCATGTATTTATCCTAAATTTGCCCCGCAACCGATTCAGGAATCGAGCTTATTAACGAGTGCACTTGAGCCTACCAATGAATTTTATGCCATTGCCAAAATTGCCGGGCTTAAAATGTGCGCAGCCTACAGAAGGCAGTACGGTTTTGATGCTATAGGTGTCATGCCTACCAATCTCTATGGTCCGGACGATAATTATGATCTCGAGACTTCGCATGTGATCCCCGCTTTGCTGCGTAAATTTCATGAAGCAAAAATAACTGGCAGTCCCACTGTCACTGTCTGGGGAACAGGCCGGCCCAGACGAGAATTTATGCATGTTGATGATTTAGCTGACGCGTGTCTGCATCTTATGCTGCAGTACAGTGATGAGGCTCCTGTAAATGTGGGGTCGGGAAAAGATCTCAGTATCGCTGAGTTGGCGCTCCTGATTCAGGAGACTGTCGGCTATGAGGGAGAGATTGTTTACGATACTGACAAGCCTGATGGGACTCCTCAAAAGCTGCTGGATGTTTCAAAGCTGCATGGTACCGGATGGCAGACTTCCATCGCCCTCAGGGACGGTTTGCGTGATACATATGAAAGTTTTCTCTCTTCAGTTGACTGA
- the gmd gene encoding GDP-mannose 4,6-dehydratase — MAKKALITGITGQDGAYLARFLLEKGYEVHGIKRRASSFNTQRIDDLYQDPHEKGRRLFLHYGDLSDSSNLIRVIQEIQPDEVYNLAAQSHVAVSFDSPEYTANVTGLGTLRLLEAIRTLGLQKKTRFYQASTSELFGLVQEVPQKETTPFYPRSPYAAAKLYGYWICVNYREAYDMYACNGILFNHESPVRGETFVTRKITRALARIKLGMQDCLYLGNMDAKRDWGHAKDFVRMQWLMLQQDSPQDYVIATGEQHSVRDFVNAAADEVGLDIEWRGEAEDEKGINRETGECIVAVDPRYYRPTEVMSLLGDPSKAKEELGWEPEISFNELVVEMVQKDLIEAKREKLCLQHGFEMFQPQE, encoded by the coding sequence ATGGCAAAAAAAGCACTTATCACTGGGATAACCGGACAGGACGGGGCATATTTAGCCCGTTTTTTATTAGAAAAAGGGTATGAAGTGCATGGTATCAAGCGCCGTGCCTCGTCGTTTAATACTCAGAGAATAGATGATCTTTATCAGGACCCTCATGAGAAGGGGCGCCGACTGTTCCTGCACTATGGGGACCTTTCCGATTCTTCCAATCTTATTCGCGTAATTCAGGAAATACAGCCGGATGAGGTGTACAACCTTGCTGCGCAAAGTCATGTGGCGGTCTCTTTTGACAGTCCGGAATATACTGCCAATGTAACGGGATTGGGAACTTTGCGTCTTCTTGAAGCTATCCGCACCCTGGGTTTGCAGAAAAAAACCAGATTTTATCAGGCTTCCACCTCGGAACTGTTCGGACTGGTCCAGGAAGTTCCGCAGAAAGAAACTACTCCTTTTTATCCACGGTCACCTTATGCGGCAGCTAAACTTTATGGTTATTGGATATGTGTCAACTACCGTGAAGCCTACGATATGTATGCCTGTAACGGTATTCTCTTTAACCATGAGTCCCCTGTGCGAGGCGAGACTTTTGTAACCCGCAAGATTACGCGGGCCTTGGCCCGTATTAAGCTTGGTATGCAGGATTGCCTGTATCTGGGGAATATGGATGCCAAGCGTGACTGGGGTCACGCAAAAGACTTTGTTCGTATGCAGTGGCTCATGCTGCAACAGGATTCTCCGCAGGATTATGTGATCGCCACAGGGGAACAGCATTCCGTTCGCGATTTTGTTAATGCTGCCGCGGATGAAGTAGGTCTTGATATAGAGTGGCGCGGAGAGGCTGAAGATGAAAAGGGGATCAATAGGGAAACCGGGGAATGCATTGTTGCTGTCGACCCCCGTTACTACCGTCCTACTGAGGTCATGAGTCTTCTGGGGGATCCTTCCAAGGCTAAGGAAGAGCTGGGTTGGGAACCGGAAATTTCATTCAATGAGCTTGTTGTGGAAATGGTCCAGAAGGATTTGATTGAAGCGAAACGCGAAAAATTGTGCTTGCAGCATGGGTTTGAAATGTTTCAGCCACAGGAATAG
- a CDS encoding phosphomannomutase codes for MPNTSFSCFKAYDLRGRVPEELNPELAYKIGLAYAEVFSPRTVAVGYDIRLSSPSLRSALIEGLNKGGVDVKDIGLCGTEEIYHAVFSLGLDGGIMITASHNPKGYNGMKFVREQAIPVSGDSGLNKIKELIRKDSLKVAAKSGKVELVDNTRKYIDHLLTYIEPGRLKPLKVVVDPGNGGGGKIIDLLEKVLPLNFIKLNNEPDGNFPCGVPNPLLPENRAKTSQAVLQHKADLGIAWDGDFDRCFFYDENGEYIEGYYLVGLFAEMILGKHPGEKILHDPRLTWNTRKVVLQHGGVPLETKTGHAFIKERMRQEDAVYGGEMSCHHYFRDFSYCDSGMIPWLLVVELLSVSGKKISEFISEAKAAFPSSGEINRRVESSEKCFKMIRDEFQGEALVFTEIDGLSFEYENWRFNLRSSNTEPVIRLNVESKGDAAVVKDMTEKILRMIDSQAGILNGRSRSLTGFL; via the coding sequence ATGCCGAATACTTCATTTTCCTGTTTTAAAGCATATGACCTTCGTGGCAGGGTTCCAGAAGAGTTGAATCCTGAACTTGCCTATAAAATAGGGCTTGCCTATGCCGAGGTCTTTAGCCCCCGTACTGTAGCAGTCGGTTATGATATCCGTCTTTCCAGCCCTTCCCTCCGTTCTGCGTTGATCGAAGGACTTAATAAAGGAGGAGTGGATGTAAAGGATATCGGACTTTGCGGGACAGAAGAAATCTATCATGCGGTGTTCAGTCTGGGACTGGATGGTGGAATCATGATTACGGCCAGCCATAATCCCAAAGGTTATAACGGGATGAAATTTGTCCGGGAGCAGGCTATCCCTGTTAGCGGTGATTCCGGGCTGAATAAAATTAAGGAACTGATACGAAAGGATTCCCTGAAGGTTGCAGCAAAGTCCGGCAAAGTGGAGCTGGTTGACAATACCCGAAAGTATATTGATCACCTGCTTACGTACATAGAGCCGGGCAGGCTTAAGCCGCTTAAGGTTGTCGTTGATCCCGGAAACGGCGGGGGGGGCAAGATTATTGATCTTCTGGAAAAAGTGCTTCCTTTGAATTTTATTAAACTCAACAATGAACCTGACGGTAATTTTCCGTGCGGGGTACCGAATCCTCTGCTTCCGGAAAATAGAGCTAAAACTTCACAGGCAGTTCTCCAGCACAAAGCTGATTTAGGAATAGCCTGGGACGGTGATTTCGACAGATGTTTTTTTTATGATGAGAACGGGGAGTACATAGAAGGCTATTATTTGGTCGGATTGTTTGCAGAGATGATTTTAGGGAAACATCCCGGGGAAAAAATATTACATGATCCCAGACTGACCTGGAACACGCGCAAGGTCGTTCTGCAGCATGGTGGAGTCCCTCTTGAAACGAAAACCGGCCATGCTTTCATCAAAGAAAGAATGAGGCAGGAAGATGCCGTATATGGCGGAGAAATGAGCTGCCATCATTATTTCAGAGATTTTTCCTATTGCGACTCCGGCATGATCCCCTGGCTTCTTGTTGTTGAGCTACTTTCAGTTTCAGGGAAAAAAATTTCAGAATTCATAAGTGAAGCAAAAGCGGCCTTCCCTTCAAGCGGGGAGATAAATCGCAGAGTGGAAAGCAGTGAGAAATGTTTTAAGATGATCCGTGATGAATTTCAGGGTGAAGCTCTTGTCTTTACAGAAATTGACGGACTCAGTTTTGAATACGAAAACTGGCGTTTTAATTTGCGATCTTCAAACACTGAGCCGGTGATCAGGCTCAATGTCGAATCCAAAGGCGACGCTGCCGTGGTGAAAGATATGACTGAGAAAATTTTAAGAATGATCGACAGTCAGGCCGGCATCCTTAATGGGCGTTCTCGCAGTCTCACCGGCTTCCTGTAA
- a CDS encoding mannose-1-phosphate guanylyltransferase/mannose-6-phosphate isomerase: protein MIPVILAGGSGSRLWPLSRKDFPKQLLPVLGSRFSLLQATVDRVMKIPGAESPIIVTNEKYRFIIASQLQELGCDPGRIVLEPEGKNTAPATAVSAFLALQNSAAAELLVLPADHYIADVESFLESVSEARELLEASSLVTFGVVPDKPETGYGYIKGNNDIKVGKSETGFAIDAFVEKPDLATAAEYVESGHYYWNSGMFMFKAEAFLEELSKYEPEMVDCCRKAVEDAKNDLDFLRLDAAFTDCPAESIDYALMEKTSRGVVVPLECGWSDVGVWSSLHEVGAQDDSGNVSIGDVHMEESRNCYAHSSSRLVVGLGVDNLAIVESQDAVLVSSLDRVQDVKKVVSFLKNAGRKEYETHCKVYRPWGNYESIDSGDRYQVKRIIVYPGQTLSLQKHYHRAEHWVVVKGTAIVTRDDEDMVLTEDQSSYIPLSAVHRLKNPGKVDLELIEVQTGSYLGEDDIVRLDDVYGRSES from the coding sequence ATGATTCCAGTTATTTTAGCCGGAGGGTCCGGGTCCCGTCTCTGGCCGTTATCGCGGAAGGATTTTCCCAAGCAGCTGCTGCCTGTTTTAGGTAGCCGATTTTCACTATTACAGGCTACCGTGGATCGGGTTATGAAAATCCCCGGTGCTGAAAGTCCGATAATTGTCACAAACGAGAAGTACCGTTTTATTATAGCGTCGCAACTTCAGGAACTTGGATGTGATCCGGGGCGGATTGTGCTTGAACCTGAAGGTAAAAACACTGCCCCGGCTACGGCTGTGAGTGCTTTTCTTGCTCTCCAGAATTCTGCTGCTGCAGAATTGCTGGTTCTTCCTGCCGACCATTACATTGCAGATGTAGAATCTTTTTTGGAATCTGTTTCCGAAGCTCGTGAATTATTGGAAGCTTCAAGTCTGGTTACTTTCGGAGTGGTCCCCGACAAACCGGAGACCGGATACGGTTATATAAAAGGCAACAATGATATTAAAGTCGGTAAGTCTGAAACAGGTTTTGCCATTGATGCTTTTGTTGAAAAACCTGATCTGGCCACTGCTGCAGAATATGTTGAATCAGGCCATTATTACTGGAACAGCGGAATGTTTATGTTCAAGGCTGAAGCTTTTCTGGAAGAGCTCAGTAAATATGAACCGGAGATGGTAGACTGCTGCAGGAAGGCTGTTGAAGATGCAAAGAACGATTTGGATTTTCTTAGATTAGATGCCGCTTTCACTGATTGCCCTGCTGAATCTATTGACTATGCACTGATGGAGAAAACTTCCAGAGGGGTAGTTGTGCCTCTGGAGTGTGGCTGGAGTGATGTCGGTGTCTGGTCCTCACTACACGAAGTAGGTGCTCAGGATGACAGCGGAAATGTCTCTATTGGTGATGTTCATATGGAAGAGAGCCGGAATTGTTATGCTCATTCTTCAAGCCGCCTTGTTGTCGGATTGGGGGTCGATAATCTCGCTATTGTAGAGTCTCAGGATGCTGTGCTTGTCTCAAGCCTTGACCGTGTGCAGGATGTTAAAAAGGTAGTCAGTTTTTTAAAGAATGCCGGGCGCAAGGAATATGAGACTCACTGCAAGGTGTACAGGCCTTGGGGAAATTATGAAAGTATCGATTCCGGCGACAGGTATCAGGTTAAGAGAATTATTGTCTATCCGGGCCAGACATTGTCCCTGCAAAAGCATTACCACCGCGCAGAGCACTGGGTGGTAGTCAAAGGAACGGCTATCGTTACCCGGGATGATGAAGATATGGTCTTAACTGAGGACCAGTCTTCATATATTCCTTTGTCTGCGGTCCATCGTCTAAAGAATCCCGGTAAGGTGGATCTTGAACTGATCGAAGTTCAGACCGGGAGCTATCTTGGTGAGGATGATATTGTAAGGCTTGACGATGTCTATGGCCGTTCAGAATCATGA